One Nocardioidaceae bacterium SCSIO 66511 genomic window carries:
- the arsB gene encoding ACR3 family arsenite efflux transporter, with protein MTDAVDAERPQTDVLARLSRLDRLLPVWIIAAMALGLVLGSAVPSLDDALNAITIGSVSLPIAIGLLLMMYPVLAKVRYCETARVTGDRRLLVASLVLNWLVGPALMFSLAWLLLPDLPEYRTGLVIVGLARCIAMVLIWNDLACGDREAAAVLVAINSVFQIVAFAALGWFYLQVLPDWLGLSTTSVDFSMGAIGLSVVVFLGIPLLAGYLTRTIGERSRSREWYEDRFLPRIGPVALYGLLFTIVMLFALQGDAITHQPLDVVRIALPLLAYFVVMFAGSWALGARLRLGYEKTTTLAFTAAGNNFELAIAVAIGTFGVTSGEALAGVVGPLIEVPVLVALVYVALWLRNRDTSMTTMERINRVHDA; from the coding sequence ATGACCGACGCCGTGGACGCTGAACGTCCGCAGACCGACGTCCTTGCACGCCTTTCCCGTCTCGACCGACTTCTGCCCGTCTGGATCATCGCTGCAATGGCGCTCGGGCTGGTGCTCGGCAGCGCCGTCCCAAGCCTCGACGATGCGTTGAACGCGATCACGATCGGCTCGGTCAGTCTGCCGATCGCGATCGGGCTGCTGTTGATGATGTATCCAGTGCTGGCAAAGGTTCGCTACTGCGAGACAGCACGTGTAACCGGCGACCGTCGGCTGCTCGTCGCATCGTTGGTGTTGAACTGGCTGGTCGGGCCTGCACTGATGTTTTCGCTCGCATGGCTACTCTTACCCGACCTGCCCGAGTACCGCACCGGTCTGGTGATCGTCGGCCTCGCGCGGTGCATTGCGATGGTATTGATCTGGAACGACCTGGCGTGTGGTGACCGCGAAGCCGCGGCAGTACTGGTGGCGATCAACTCGGTCTTCCAGATCGTTGCGTTCGCCGCACTCGGGTGGTTCTACCTGCAGGTCCTGCCGGATTGGCTCGGGCTCTCCACGACCAGCGTCGACTTCTCCATGGGCGCGATCGGCCTCAGCGTGGTGGTGTTCCTTGGCATCCCGTTGCTCGCCGGCTACCTCACCCGCACGATCGGTGAACGCAGCCGCAGTCGTGAGTGGTACGAAGACCGATTCCTGCCACGGATCGGCCCAGTAGCGTTGTATGGCCTGCTATTCACCATCGTCATGCTGTTCGCACTGCAAGGTGACGCCATCACCCATCAGCCCCTCGACGTCGTACGCATCGCACTGCCGCTGCTGGCGTACTTCGTCGTGATGTTCGCCGGGTCGTGGGCACTAGGCGCCCGGCTGCGGCTCGGCTACGAGAAGACGACGACCCTGGCGTTCACGGCAGCCGGAAACAACTTCGAGCTGGCCATCGCAGTCGCCATCGGCACCTTCGGCGTCACCTCGGGCGAGGCGCTTGCCGGAGTCGTCGGTCCGCTCATCGAAGTGCCCGTCCTGGTCGCACTCGTCTACGTCGCGCTGTGGTTGCGCAACCGCGACACCTCCATGACCACAATGGAGAGGATCAATCGTGTCCATGACGCCTGA
- a CDS encoding CsbD family protein, whose amino-acid sequence MSDDKRDKAEHKAEELKGQAKEKAGDVTGNEQWQAEGKAEQAKGNLKQAADKVKDAFKGK is encoded by the coding sequence ATGTCTGACGACAAGCGCGACAAGGCAGAGCACAAGGCCGAAGAACTCAAGGGGCAGGCCAAGGAGAAGGCCGGTGACGTCACCGGCAACGAGCAATGGCAGGCCGAGGGCAAGGCCGAGCAAGCCAAGGGCAACCTCAAGCAGGCGGCCGACAAGGTGAAGGACGCGTTCAAGGGCAAGTAG
- a CDS encoding LysR family transcriptional regulator yields the protein MTIEPSTDERVETADLIAFLAVARCGSMGAAAAELRQATPSISARMTALERKFGTGLFTRSTRGSTLTAAGERLVPYARRCLTTLQEAHHSVAAPMHDRVIVAAPASLAAVAFAPVLDVLSRASITAHCRVAHSVEALGFLLDGTVDVALTINTVLPARLESVNVCRSEMVLVCRPDHPLSEQRSITVDDLRDTAVVVYRWAAEAEALAHMFGHADPPRTQPVQLTGLPAAALDTIASSDLVAVMPEFAVAQSLVAGRLSQLPLSLPTWGLDIQLAYTRTAARSRGITTLLDGIGELVTVLCPAGEATS from the coding sequence GTGACCATCGAGCCCAGCACCGACGAGCGTGTGGAGACGGCGGATCTCATCGCTTTCCTTGCGGTCGCTCGCTGCGGGAGTATGGGTGCGGCCGCGGCCGAGCTGCGACAGGCAACACCTTCGATCTCTGCCCGCATGACCGCGTTGGAGCGCAAGTTCGGAACCGGTCTGTTCACCCGGAGTACCCGAGGATCGACCCTGACCGCGGCCGGCGAGCGGCTCGTTCCGTACGCTCGCAGGTGCCTGACTACGTTGCAGGAAGCGCATCACTCGGTAGCTGCGCCGATGCACGATCGCGTGATCGTTGCCGCGCCGGCGAGCCTCGCGGCCGTCGCCTTTGCGCCGGTCCTTGACGTGCTGAGTCGGGCGTCGATCACGGCGCATTGCCGGGTCGCGCACAGTGTCGAGGCGCTCGGTTTCCTATTGGACGGGACCGTCGACGTTGCCTTGACCATCAACACCGTTCTGCCTGCGCGGCTCGAATCGGTGAACGTCTGCCGGTCAGAAATGGTCCTGGTATGCCGACCGGATCATCCGTTGAGCGAGCAGCGCTCGATCACGGTCGACGATTTGCGTGACACTGCGGTCGTCGTGTATCGATGGGCCGCCGAGGCAGAAGCGCTCGCCCACATGTTCGGCCACGCCGACCCGCCTCGTACCCAGCCTGTGCAGCTGACCGGCCTACCCGCTGCGGCCCTGGACACGATTGCCAGCAGCGACCTCGTTGCGGTCATGCCCGAGTTCGCTGTCGCGCAGAGCCTGGTGGCCGGGCGCTTGAGCCAGTTGCCACTCTCCTTACCCACCTGGGGCCTGGACATCCAACTGGCATACACCCGGACCGCGGCACGAAGCCGGGGTATCACCACGCTCTTGGACGGGATCGGCGAGCTGGTGACTGTCCTGTGTCCGGCAGGCGAAGCGACGTCCTGA
- a CDS encoding ABC transporter substrate-binding protein, translated as MVIATGASTVPTHFLRDGKLVGFNVDIADELSERLDVEVELEQVPFDSVLAGIASKRFDTSLYNFSDSADRREVVDFVDYAASGSVVVVRKGEAGDIGPDPQTLCGHSVAVTAGGYEYQALSEYNPKCEAAGNDPIAMQTFDSDSTQQQALLSGRADALVDGLTATPYMVAHNSDKFELLGKLPIAGDPLGMPVAKGQEDLVNVLKATWEDMLADGTYEKIAARWDEEALIPTEITVNDGNGLGES; from the coding sequence ATGGTCATCGCCACGGGCGCCTCAACCGTGCCGACACACTTCCTACGCGACGGCAAGCTCGTCGGGTTCAACGTCGACATCGCCGACGAGCTGTCCGAACGTCTCGATGTCGAGGTCGAGCTCGAGCAAGTTCCCTTCGACAGCGTGCTGGCCGGAATCGCGTCGAAACGGTTCGACACCTCGCTCTACAACTTCAGTGACAGCGCGGACCGGCGCGAGGTGGTCGATTTCGTCGACTACGCGGCCTCAGGTTCAGTCGTGGTGGTGCGCAAGGGTGAGGCCGGTGACATCGGTCCCGACCCCCAAACTCTTTGCGGGCACTCGGTCGCCGTCACCGCCGGAGGGTACGAATACCAAGCGCTGTCGGAGTACAACCCCAAGTGTGAGGCGGCCGGTAACGACCCGATCGCCATGCAGACGTTCGACAGCGACTCGACCCAACAACAGGCGCTGCTCAGCGGTCGCGCCGACGCCTTGGTCGACGGCCTGACCGCGACGCCCTACATGGTGGCTCACAACAGCGACAAGTTCGAGCTGCTCGGCAAACTTCCGATCGCCGGTGACCCGCTCGGTATGCCTGTCGCGAAGGGCCAGGAGGACCTGGTCAATGTATTGAAGGCGACCTGGGAAGACATGCTCGCCGACGGCACGTACGAAAAGATCGCCGCGCGGTGGGACGAGGAAGCGCTCATTCCGACCGAGATCACGGTGAACGACGGCAACGGGCTGGGCGAATCGTGA
- a CDS encoding amino acid ABC transporter permease — MSVPSRTVDLSDTSSPGSEGPGGALDIARRRHVGRWVVGAIVLVFAADLVFSAATNPNLPWDTAADYCFDGRIIRGLGVTLAMTVIATLLGTLLALVLATMTLSRNPVLVAVARLYITVFRSVPTVVQMLFWYYLAAVLPTLSIGMPFGPDLVSFYTNELITKFVAAMLGLALGEAAFLAEYFRAGYSAVPRGQIEAAQACGLTPMRTFRRVVLPQATRIVLPSYGNQIIITLKNTSVLFVIGAGDMMTEAQLIYSQNFQQIALLMVVITWYLIVVTLLTFGQRRLEARYSRGYATPTSATARGHAVRSDTAAEESR; from the coding sequence GTGAGCGTTCCTTCTCGGACCGTAGATCTGTCCGACACCTCGAGCCCGGGTTCCGAAGGCCCTGGCGGTGCACTCGACATCGCTCGTCGACGGCACGTCGGCCGATGGGTGGTCGGAGCGATCGTCCTTGTCTTCGCCGCCGATCTGGTGTTCTCTGCTGCGACCAATCCGAACTTGCCGTGGGATACGGCGGCTGACTACTGCTTCGACGGGCGGATCATCCGCGGACTCGGAGTGACCCTCGCGATGACAGTCATCGCGACTCTGCTCGGAACGCTGCTCGCTCTGGTGCTCGCGACGATGACGCTGTCGCGCAACCCCGTGCTCGTTGCCGTCGCTCGGCTCTACATCACGGTCTTCCGTTCAGTGCCGACCGTGGTGCAGATGCTGTTCTGGTACTACCTGGCCGCCGTCCTGCCGACACTGTCCATCGGGATGCCCTTCGGTCCGGACCTCGTCTCGTTCTATACCAACGAACTGATCACCAAGTTCGTCGCAGCGATGCTCGGTCTGGCTCTCGGTGAGGCTGCGTTCCTCGCGGAGTACTTCCGGGCAGGCTACTCGGCCGTGCCCCGCGGCCAGATCGAGGCTGCGCAGGCGTGCGGTTTGACGCCGATGCGCACCTTTCGACGCGTCGTTCTGCCGCAGGCTACGCGGATCGTCCTGCCGTCCTACGGAAACCAGATCATCATCACGCTCAAGAACACATCCGTCCTGTTCGTCATCGGCGCCGGCGACATGATGACCGAAGCGCAACTGATCTACTCCCAGAACTTCCAGCAGATCGCCCTCCTCATGGTCGTCATCACGTGGTACCTCATCGTCGTCACGCTACTGACGTTCGGCCAACGTCGGCTGGAGGCCCGCTACTCCCGCGGGTACGCCACGCCGACGTCAGCGACCGCGCGAGGGCACGCCGTTCGATCCGACACCGCTGCGGAGGAGTCCCGATGA